The following proteins are encoded in a genomic region of Dehalococcoidia bacterium:
- a CDS encoding methylcrotonoyl-CoA carboxylase produces the protein MPVLPTAVDTASAEFRRNREHMRALVSELQERLALVRQGGGEEQVQRHRARGKLTARERIERLIDPGSAFLELSPLAAWGMYEDEAPSAGIVTGIGRVCGREVVIVANDATVKGGTYYPMTVKKHLRAQEIAEQNWLPCIYLVDSGGAFLPLQDEVFPDRDHFGRIFYNQARMSAKGIPQISVVMGPCTAGGAYVPAMSDETIIVQGTGHIFIGGPPLVKAATGEEVSAEELGGAYVHSHISGVADHLARSDAEALSICRSIVANLGRATKSCPWPVAPPEPPLYDPEEIYGIVPPDYRQSYDVREVIARLVDGSRFHEFKASYGPTLVCGFARIMGYPVGIVANNGILFSESALKGAHFVQMCARRKIPLVFLQNITGFMVGTRYEHEGIAKHGAKMVMAVACAEVPKFTVIIGGSFGAGNYAMCGRAYSPRLLWMWPNAQISVMGGQQAASVLLTVRLENLRARGQDMSEEEQQEFMRPILEKYAREGSAYYSTARLWDDGILDPLDTRQALALGISAALNAPIPDSHFGVFRM, from the coding sequence GTGCCGGTGTTGCCCACCGCGGTGGACACCGCCTCGGCCGAGTTCCGCCGTAACCGCGAGCACATGCGGGCCCTGGTCTCCGAGCTGCAGGAGCGGCTGGCCCTGGTGCGCCAGGGGGGCGGCGAGGAGCAGGTGCAGCGGCACCGCGCCCGCGGCAAGCTCACCGCCCGCGAGCGTATCGAACGGCTCATCGACCCCGGTTCCGCTTTCCTGGAGCTGAGCCCGCTGGCCGCCTGGGGAATGTACGAGGACGAGGCCCCTTCGGCGGGCATCGTCACCGGCATCGGCCGCGTCTGTGGCCGCGAGGTGGTCATCGTCGCCAACGACGCCACCGTCAAGGGCGGCACCTATTATCCCATGACCGTCAAGAAGCACCTGCGGGCCCAGGAGATCGCCGAGCAGAACTGGCTCCCCTGCATCTACTTGGTGGACTCGGGCGGGGCCTTCCTGCCCCTGCAGGACGAGGTCTTCCCCGACCGCGACCATTTCGGGCGCATCTTCTACAACCAGGCCCGTATGTCAGCCAAAGGCATCCCTCAGATCTCTGTGGTGATGGGGCCGTGCACTGCCGGCGGCGCCTATGTCCCGGCCATGAGCGACGAGACCATCATCGTCCAGGGGACGGGACACATCTTCATCGGCGGGCCGCCTCTGGTGAAGGCTGCCACCGGCGAGGAGGTCTCGGCCGAAGAGCTGGGGGGTGCCTATGTCCACAGCCACATCTCCGGGGTGGCCGACCACCTGGCCCGCAGCGACGCGGAGGCCCTCTCCATCTGCCGCAGCATCGTGGCCAATCTGGGGCGGGCGACCAAGAGCTGCCCCTGGCCCGTGGCCCCTCCGGAGCCGCCCCTCTACGACCCCGAGGAGATCTACGGCATCGTCCCGCCCGACTACCGCCAGTCCTACGACGTGCGCGAGGTCATCGCCCGGCTGGTGGACGGCAGCCGCTTCCACGAGTTCAAGGCGTCCTACGGGCCGACGCTGGTGTGCGGCTTTGCCCGCATCATGGGTTACCCGGTGGGCATCGTGGCCAACAACGGTATCCTTTTCTCCGAGAGCGCCCTGAAGGGCGCCCATTTCGTCCAGATGTGCGCCCGCCGCAAGATACCCCTGGTCTTCCTGCAGAACATCACCGGCTTCATGGTGGGGACGCGCTACGAGCACGAGGGCATCGCCAAGCATGGCGCCAAGATGGTGATGGCGGTGGCCTGCGCCGAGGTGCCCAAGTTCACCGTCATCATCGGCGGCTCCTTCGGGGCCGGCAATTACGCCATGTGCGGCCGCGCCTACTCGCCCCGTCTGCTCTGGATGTGGCCCAACGCCCAGATATCGGTCATGGGCGGCCAGCAGGCGGCCAGCGTGCTGCTGACGGTTCGGCTGGAGAACCTGCGCGCCCGCGGCCAGGACATGAGCGAGGAGGAGCAGCAGGAGTTCATGCGTCCCATCTTGGAGAAGTACGCCCGCGAAGGCAGCGCCTATTACAGCACCGCCCGCCTGTGGGACGACGGCATCCTTGATCCCCTGGACACCCGCCAGGCCCTGGCCCTGGGCATCAGCGCTGCCCTCAACGCCCCCATTCCCGACTCCCACTTCGGCGTCTTCCGCATGTAG
- a CDS encoding acetolactate synthase: MALVDGGDLVVKAIKREGVDVIFTLCGGHVQAIYDACLDENVRVIDVRHEQAAGHAAEGWSRATRRCGVAVVTAGPGVTDVVTAVANAWHNKSPMLVIGGRSPLNRFEMGALQEMDHVELLRPITKWARCVYETKRIPEYIATAFRHAMTGRRGPVFLEIPSDVLFQKVEESEVYFPERYRPEGRRYPDPQVVKQAAAILARAERPVVMAGSQIYWDEAHEELRQLIELLDAPVYLNAMGRGCIRQDHRLFFSRTRRTAFAKADAVLVIGTPFDFRLAYGRRFGPEAKIVQVDSDPAELGRNRDVDVAIEADAKAALQSLIAELEGRSYRHDEWVKALREEEDKIRAQREEWENSDRVPIHPLRLCKEMAAFVDENTIVVGDGGDIVNLAAQVLPINQPGQWYDPGPFGTLGVGTGFCMALSCVYPGKRILMVNGDGTFGLNGFEFDTFVRFGMPVVSVVGNDRQWGQITVGQKLMYGKDRVVASLLGDNARYDLVVEALGGHGEFVTEPQQIRPALERAFASGKPACVNVILDQEPPGIRGGYEFM; the protein is encoded by the coding sequence ATGGCCCTGGTAGACGGCGGCGACCTGGTGGTGAAGGCCATCAAGCGCGAAGGGGTGGACGTCATCTTCACCCTCTGCGGTGGCCACGTGCAGGCCATCTACGATGCCTGTCTGGACGAAAACGTGCGGGTCATAGACGTGCGCCATGAGCAGGCGGCGGGCCATGCCGCCGAGGGGTGGTCGCGGGCCACCCGCCGCTGCGGGGTGGCGGTGGTAACCGCCGGGCCTGGCGTCACCGACGTGGTCACGGCGGTGGCCAACGCCTGGCACAACAAGAGCCCCATGCTGGTCATCGGCGGCCGCAGTCCCCTCAACCGCTTCGAGATGGGTGCCCTGCAGGAGATGGACCACGTGGAGCTCCTGCGCCCCATCACCAAATGGGCCCGCTGCGTCTACGAGACCAAGCGCATACCGGAATACATAGCCACTGCCTTCCGCCATGCCATGACCGGCCGACGCGGCCCCGTCTTTCTGGAGATCCCGTCCGACGTCCTCTTCCAGAAGGTGGAAGAGTCGGAAGTCTACTTCCCCGAGCGCTATCGCCCCGAGGGCCGGCGCTACCCCGATCCGCAGGTGGTGAAGCAGGCGGCCGCTATCCTGGCCCGGGCCGAGCGACCGGTGGTGATGGCCGGTTCCCAGATCTACTGGGACGAGGCCCACGAGGAGCTTCGCCAGCTCATCGAGCTGCTGGACGCCCCCGTGTACCTCAACGCCATGGGCCGCGGCTGCATACGCCAGGACCACCGCCTGTTCTTCTCGCGGACGCGGCGCACCGCCTTCGCCAAGGCCGATGCGGTCCTGGTCATCGGCACCCCCTTCGACTTCCGCCTGGCCTACGGGCGGCGCTTCGGCCCCGAGGCGAAGATCGTGCAGGTGGACTCGGACCCGGCCGAGCTAGGACGCAACCGCGACGTGGACGTGGCCATCGAGGCCGACGCCAAGGCTGCCCTCCAGTCCCTCATCGCCGAGCTGGAGGGCCGCTCTTACCGGCACGACGAGTGGGTGAAGGCGCTGCGGGAGGAGGAGGACAAGATCCGCGCCCAGCGGGAGGAGTGGGAGAACTCGGACCGGGTGCCCATCCACCCCCTGCGCCTGTGCAAGGAGATGGCCGCCTTCGTCGATGAGAACACCATCGTGGTGGGGGACGGCGGCGACATCGTCAACCTGGCCGCCCAGGTGCTGCCCATCAACCAGCCCGGGCAGTGGTACGACCCAGGGCCCTTCGGGACCCTGGGGGTGGGCACCGGCTTCTGCATGGCCCTCTCCTGCGTCTACCCCGGCAAGCGCATCCTGATGGTCAACGGCGACGGCACCTTCGGGCTGAACGGCTTCGAGTTCGACACCTTCGTGCGCTTCGGCATGCCGGTGGTGTCGGTGGTGGGCAACGACCGCCAGTGGGGGCAGATCACCGTCGGCCAGAAGCTCATGTATGGCAAGGACAGGGTCGTCGCCTCGCTGCTGGGCGACAACGCCCGCTACGACCTGGTGGTGGAGGCGCTGGGCGGCCACGGCGAGTTCGTCACCGAGCCGCAGCAGATCCGCCCAGCCCTGGAGCGGGCCTTTGCCTCGGGCAAGCCCGCCTGTGTCAACGTCATCCTCGACCAGGAGCCGCCAGGCATCCGGGGTGGCTACGAATTCATGTAG